The window TATCCAACAAAAAAATAGTTCTTCTGAACTAAAGGGTGCTtggattaatttaaaataataatttatgatttaataataatcataaaatagATTAcgtgtttaaatattttttattatgtgTACGAGTTCTTAAAACatgataatattaataacagatttaaaaagaaaaataatgatattaatgaaaCACATCTTACTAACTTAcaattttagatatataatacagacgctttttaacttaaaaattgGAAATGACTTTGAAATCAGACAAGATGGTTAGGGCCTAGGGAAGGTCATTAAAACAAGATTAAGGAGATGATATGGTCTGCGTAGTTATATAAAAGTAAGattaattaaacaataatttgaGATTAGAGAGATTACCAGATAAGTAGAGAATGGTGGTTATGTTAGGTAGTAGTTTGAAGATCAGTTAAGATATTGGATTGTTACATGAGCAGAGTAAGCAAAGTTAGAGGTAATGAAAGATTGGACGGTGCGAGTGGggaaaattaatcataaaataataaatgagttCGAAACTTAAATGCCTAAATACCGCGTTTATGGCTTCGTGGCCACTCAAATCATCCTCTGATTAATAAGGTCACGTCATATAATTATCCCAACGCGCTTTTTTTGTCTCTTTTTAGTTTTCGGTGGTGGTCGTGTTTCATATGTCTCTAACACTCTTCATTCCTCGTTAGACATTCCATGAACTTTTAgtcttatattttgtttttgcttTCACTAATAATTAAGTAAAGATTATGAGAGTCGTGTAGTGATTTATGCTGATTCCAAACCAGAATCGATaagtttatattaaattttacgaGACAGAGATACTAACATGACGTggcttaaatttttttaaataacacaAATTTAAATTGAAGATGTAAAGTGTTTCTGGGATATTTTATATAactgataaatttaatttttgtgtcATTGCTTGTTATTGCTATTTTTCTTCATTTCGTTTTAGACTTTTTTCCGAGTAATAAAGAAGTTCATATGTCAAATCTCGAATCTCATATTTAAATCATGCATATAAATGAATAAGatctatttttattatcttctaTTATACTCAAGCATACACATGTGGATGTATTATATAAGAttaaattaataacatatataaaataataatgtcaGGATGAATCTAGAAAAAGATCGTATTTGAAAGTTAGATATTTAGGGTGTTATTAGATGTTTGAATATTCCAATCTTctaatattaatgtttgataGTTAGCAGTTTGAAATAGAGTTTgtgttcaaaaaattattttgaggagttttttgggttgAACTTTTGACATGTGTCGTAAAAGATAATCAAACAGTTTACAAAAAATCGCTAATTTAattcgctagtcaaaacatGTGTTTCAATAAATTAGTCAAAATATCTAATTGAATTCGTTAACAGCTAACCACTTAATatatctaaattaataaaaaaaattgatattgaaTTAAAGTCTCATGAGATAGTTATATTATCACATATCGCCCATGAGTtaagatattataaaaaaaaattaatcttaaagTTTAAATTTTGCATTTGAATGTAAGTAATGATATAACTTTATCAAACAAAGgaaaaaatctataaaatttaacaaaaatattcttAGTTGTTTTTCAAATTGTTAACACAATAATTTCATAACTTTAATATTTGACAAACGGGTTCCTGGGTCTTAGATTTGAGCGTGCACCGCTCTTCGGCATGTTATCTTTTCAAGGAATACGAAGCTCTTCATTCTATCACTCCTTTTGTATTAATCATTAAATAAACTTTTGTGgattcaagaataataattGTATTAGTACATAGACAAATTTTATGATTATGTGTCTTcctttttttctatatattaaattcacaaagaaaaatctcaataataacaaattatcgagaaattaataattttaaaactggCAGATTTATTAGTCATCAAAATtgctaatataatataattgaatATATCAGGTTAACGGAAAAATGTTTTTTAACAAAAGAGTACTGTTTCCTAAAATTTGAATATCTTTCGGGCTGTTTTTCAATCAGACCGGcacatacataatttttttaaaaaaaattaacagataCCTGAACATACGGTCAATGTCGGCAGAATCTAGAGCCAAATCCAATTGTAAGACACGTTTTTCCTGAGATCGAGCAAATGAATCAATTAAGAAATCCTAATAGGACAGATCAGCTTAAAGAAACTACGACATTTCtgttagtttagtttaatttaaCAAAACTTTCAAATTAGTCTTCATCAGGGGAACAAAAGCTGGTGTTGCGTATCTTTAATTACCTAACGGCACCTACTTCCTTAATATACCACGAACTTACCATTAGTTCAATGAACCATGAGCAATCATGTTTGTTCATGTGTttgataaataaacaaatatgatCCTATATATTCTCTTCATTTTGAATTTGGTTTTTCATGTCGAGCTACTTTCTAAtatgatttcattatatttttctcCAACTCACAACAATAGTGTCATTATATTTATCGATTTGAAGTAAAacagtttgtcaaaaaaaaattgagtttatCGTTGGACCTATTTATAGTCACATATGAGTCGTGTTTGAtgttaatattgtttttttttttggaagacAAAGGATTTCATTGATAATCAAAGATACAAAAGATTCCTAGCAACTAGAACTGACGAAGCCTACACACTTTGAAGCCAAACCACTAGACATATTTAGACAAAATAACTAAGCCCACCAATCAGCTTTAGAGATAGAAACATACTCCACCCTACTAACTTCCAACATAACAGCATTAGGTCTAAAAAAAGACTACAAGACTATAATAAAAGCTGCAGATAGATTGTAGCATCACTTCCCAAGTGATCACACGTCCCAAGTTAGCACGCCTAGTCATCAATCTCGATCACCTCCACTAACGCATCAGCAGCATTCTCCTGAACTTCATCTTCCACTTCTGGAGGAGCATCTTCCTCATTTACCACTGCTGGGTTTAGGTCATCCTCGAGGATAGCATCAAAACGAGGATCGGCCGAACCCAAACCCATATCACGGTTCCAAAGTTCAAATATCTCACCAAACGGCTGGCTGATGATCACCATGTTCTTGAAGTTCTGGGCTCCATGGAGTGCAAGATAGGCTGCCAACTCATTAGCATTTGGGTCACAGAGTGTTGGAATCAGCTCAACATTGGGGTCAGCTTTACGCTGATTAAGCTGCTGGACTAGATCAGCATGGTTTGGGTTCGCTCCTTCCATAGGAGAGTTGCGCCATTCCCAGAAAGCCTCAAAATGATCTGTCTCCAGATAGTAGTGCTCCCAGATATCCGCATAAGCACGCCTACAGCCTTCAAGGAGTGCTTGAAACTCATTGCGACGCTGGTCTTCAATTCCCAGAGACCCTGAAAGCATTCTTAGTATTTTACCTTTGCTGTTACGAATCACTACACCAATACCTGAGATGTTGCCATTGGGAAGGCGCTCGACCAGGAAGCAGCTGTGCACGTTGATTTTAACCATGCCCTTGCGGGGCATTCTCCATCTAGGGCTTGCGTCCACATTCTCCACTTGCTCCATCTGGAAGGGAAGGTAGCACCTGCAGAAAAGGCTGGGACTCTAAAGTATTGTGGTTATGGGGAGGTATGAGAGGGTTACACAGTTTATATAGCCGCACCAGAGAAGCATGCAACTACACTAGTGGCACGCGCGCCTGTTAATTGGGTGAACAAAATCCTTTCATCTCCCAAGCAATATCTTTAGCTTAGCATAGATAGCAGCAAAATTACAGTTCCCATGCAGGCAGCTTATGATGACGCTAGACTTGGGCCCAGAATAgggatatttgatttttttgcgCTCCGGATTTTGCTAGAAAATCCGCTTTGGAATTAAGATCTCTGGGAATACACCTGACTTGGATATTCTGAACTTGGGCCAGACCATCAAAAGGCCAGCGGGCTTCCTCACTCCTATCCACATAGGAGTCCATGAACTTGTGAATTACTGCACTGCAGTCTGTGTATATAATAAGTGATTTGCTGGCCCATTTGGAAGTCAGAAAATTCTGGATTAGATACGTTAGAGCGAGCCACTCAGCCTCTAATGCGCCATTGGCACCACACGGCCCTGCAAACGTAAAAATACAATCCCCATTTTTCTTCTGGATAAATCCCCCTATTCCTGCTAAGGACTGTCCCTGCTTATTTTTCCATGAGCCATCAACAAATCCGATAAGATCCCATTTGACCTGCGTAAGTGATTGTAATTGAAGTGTTTCGGACCTTGTGATTGTTCCCATGGGATTCCAATCCCACCAAGCCAGGGAGCTATCTGTAATGAGTTCAGCTGCCAGGCACCATTCTTTCGCATGCTGTTTGATAGCTGACATCATGAAGCCGATATTTACTTTTTCCCCCttaaaaaccactgcatttcttGAAGTCCAAATTACCCAAAGAGTTGCACCAATTACTATTTTCCATGCACATTTAGCTTTCTTATGTTGAAATAGCTTTGCGCTTTCCCACAGCTTCTGCGAGTTGAAATCCTGAGACCAAACTTCACAGACTAGCCACCATCTGGAAATCATTTTCCATTGAGCTATAGCAATATCGCAATTATAGAAGAGATGCCCAGAAGTTTCTTCACATTTTCCGCATAAAAAACACTTGTCATCCCCTGGGAGAAATATATCTCTTTTAGAGAAGAAATCTCTAGTAGTTAGAATGTCTAAATGCATTTTCCATAGAAAAAACTTGATTTTTTGAGGCACTTTAAGCTTCCAGATGAACTCCCAGTTAACTTTGCCATGGGAAGCAGTCATTTCTTTTACAGCATTATTGACAGAGAATTCCTTACCAGTGACTTGCCACACCATCTTATCAATCTTTTTGGAGAGTTTAATGCTACTTACCACCAGATTTAGCTTAACCTGCTCTTCCTCCTCCCAGGATCTGAGGTTTCTTTTCCACAATGGCTTTTCGGGGCAAGGCTCACTCCAATGCCTTAGAAAGCAAGACACTGACACTCCCTGCAGAGTTGAAAGCCCATAAAGTCTCCTAAACTTAATCATTAGAGCACAATCCTCAAACCAGTTGTCCTCCCAGAATAACGTTTGCATGCCATCACCAATGATCCATTTAAAACATCTCTTTTTCAGACTTCCTTTATAAGCAGGATGATTAGCAGCTTTTACCATATCTTGTAAACTATTGGAAGCTTTAGAACCCTCCAAACTTTCTTGCAGACTTTCATGATTTGAGCAGCCATACTTATCTCTGATCCAGATATTCCAGCTCCTCTTCCGTTCCACTTCCCATCTGAAAGACCATTTACCTAACAAGGCTAGATTCTTGATTTTAATGGGGACCAGACCAAGTCCACCCTGATCTTTTGGAGCACACACTCTACTCCATTTAACAAGATGGATTTTCCTCCTTATTTCACCTTGAGTATTATAGTTTCCCCAAAGAAAATCCCTCCTAATTCGCTCTAACCTGTCACATACCATATTTGGAAGTAAGTGCATTCCAAGCCAGTGCAGAGGCAGACTATCCAATACAGCCTTAACCAACGTAGTCTTTCCTGCTAGATTTAGAAAGTCTGCCTTCCAGGATGCTAGCTTTTGGGAGAATTTGTTAATCAGGGGCTTCCAAAAGATTTGTCTTCTGCTCGAGATCCCAATGGGAATTCCTAGATAGGTCATAGGCCAGGTTCCTACCTTGCACCTTAGAATTTGCGAAGCTAAAAGCTGAGTATCCATGCAATCTTTGTGGGCAAAGATCTcacttttcataaaatttattttgagccCTGATATCATTTGAAAGCATTGAAGTACTGATTTGACCCCTCTTACAGATTCTAAGGAATTGTTTACAAAAACTACCGTGTCATCTGCAAACTGCAGGTGGGTGATATTCTGAGATGAGTCACCTAAGGGAATTCCTGAGAAAATACCTTTTCCAGCAGCTTTAGTAAGCATTGCACTGAGGACCTCTCCAGCTAAGTTGAAGAGCAGTGGCGATAGTGGATCCCCCTGCCTCAAACCTCTACCTGGTTCAAACTCCTTGGAAGGCGATCCATTAACAAGCACAGAAATTCTTGAAGATTTTAACAAGGCCCTCATCCATCCAATCCATTTTTGATCGAAATTCATTCGTGCCAAGACCTCAAATAGAAACTCCCAATTTATTGTGTCAAAAGCTTTCTCAAAATCTAGCTTAAACACCAGCCCCTTTCTTCTCCCTTTTTGGAGGGCATGAACTATTTCCTTCACTATCAAAATGCCCTCTGAGGCCTGTCTACCCTTAACAAATCCTGTTTGTGTATCACTTGTGAGAATCTTTATGTGTTTAGCCAATCTGTTAGCCAACACCTTGCTGAGCAGCTTGAACGTTGTGTTGATGAGACTTATGGGTCTGAAGTCTTTAATTGACTCCGGAGATGCACACTTTGGAACCAGAGTTATAAAAGATGAATTCAGCCCTGAAGGTATAAAGGCTGAGGAATgaaatttttcgaaaaaatcCATAACCTTTGGTGCAATCAGAGGCCATAAAAATTTGAGACTTCTAACATTCAGTCCATCTGGGCCTGGGGCTTTGTCATCTGCCATGCTATGGAGTGCAGCCTCTACTTCACATCTGATTATTGGCTTGATCATGTTCTTTCGTTGAGATTCTTCCAGCCTTTTCAACGTTAAACTGCCCAGTCCCAGGATATCTAATTTCCTCCGTTTGAAGAAGGAAGAGTAGAAACTGAAAAACCCTTTTTTTATACTTACTGGATTAGTTAGCCAGGAACCCTCCCAGAGAATCCTTTTGATGTTGTAACCaataataacattttttattGATCAACAACtgatttttctttttgacaaatcaaaaaataattttcctAAATAGCATTTTTCTTTGATAATTTTTAGAGAAAACAGATCACCCATATTTCCTCAAGAAAAAACTATTTCCAGTTATACATCACATatttaattacaaaaactcATTCTTTATTTAAAGCATACAATTACTATACAGACCTCATTTAAACAACACTTGTCAGAACTCCTTCGATTATCTACCTGCGACGTCTGTAGATTATATGAAATGTTTTATCAGAGGCTTCTAATTTGTAAGTAGAATCCGTAGAAATAGATGGATGTGGCCTCGCCCTTTAGGAATCCCATTCCAAGGGAATCACGCCACAAGGCACATGGAGAACCATCCGCAAGGCACATGGACGAATGACGATGCACAGGGAGAAAAAAACTTTTAATTCACGGACGTTTTGTCTGTTTCGACAAACCGTCGTAGATATTTTATCTAATTAACTTCCAATTTTATTActctaatattatttgataacaAACATTCATTTTTGtttaatatctaaaatattaaatttactatTCTTCTTCAGTATCTGAAATCTattgtcaaataaaaattaatttcatcatATTATGCACTTTTCATTTAATACTACTCAATTTTTACTCTGGTATACAAAAttcaatgtatataattcaaaCGATCATGAATTGGATAATTATTTTCTTACTTTTAAATAGTTTTATCTTACAAATGATTAACCTATGCCTTCCAACTTCAACTCGGTCGACGTTTACTCCAAAGAAGACAATGAGATTACGAGAACACCGTATAAATAGTTCAAGTACTGCTTCCCTAGCTTTTGGACACGTCAGAGTTCACCGAAAGTTCGAAACTGCAGAAAGTGTCGAAAaggatactccctccgtttcttttttcttttcctgtttgtgatgtcggtactgttcataacatgagacaaattactaatttacatctaatctataaaactaaatatagtcatgagtgatcttgttagattcgtattcacaagtactttaatacagtgaagtttttatatttaatgctactacgaaatgaaagatattaacgattaaaagtgtgtgttggcaaacgtgaaaagtacaaacatgaaaagtatttagagacggagggagtatattatagGAAGCGATCACTGCGTGAATTACATGGAAATAAGTATGATTGAAACTGCGAATGTGGTTACGTGGCAGGCGAGTCGTAGGCCATATGGATAGGAAGTGAGATCGATCGTCCATTTGTACAAAATTATAAGCATCGCTTAATCGTCCATATTGCTGCATGCAGTCATTTCATGTCTTTATTACAATCATGGACACATGCATCGCTCTTGGTCATGTTTCGCTCCAATAATGTTCTATCTCATGATCGACATGTATGTATTTTCAGATAGTCAGTTCATTTTTCTACCCATCCGTGTATTATTTCCCTTCATTTTTAATTCTCACTTCACTAAACACAGGATTTGTTCTGGCAAAAAAAACACAAGATTTATTATTGCTTACTCGGTGTGAAAAAAGGTTTTTGTATACTTGTGTATTGTGTGTATATAgaggtggcaatcgtttcgtttcgtgtactttcatttcgtgtattttcgtgtttcgtgtactcgaaggtgaaacccgtatccgtctgttattaatttcgtgtacctaatttgaaacccgtatccgtttcgaatcgtttcgtgtatatttcgtatacttttcgtgtatattatatatataaatattaatatattttttaatcaaaaaatggatttaatatatattttcctttattaatttattaaatgtgaataatatatattatacttatatacaattctttataaatttgttaatgtatctacaatatatacccacacatacatataaatatatactttatactcaattatatatttaatatatcattacatatatataagatatataatctacaaatatttcgtgtactttcgtgtatttcgtgtaccccaaatgaaaacccatat of the Daucus carota subsp. sativus chromosome 4, DH1 v3.0, whole genome shotgun sequence genome contains:
- the LOC108217416 gene encoding uncharacterized protein LOC108217416 — protein: MADDKAPGPDGLNVRSLKFLWPLIAPKVMDFFEKFHSSAFIPSGLNSSFITLVPKCASPESIKDFRPISLINTTFKLLSKVLANRLAKHIKILTSDTQTGFVKGRQASEGILIVKEIVHALQKGRRKGLVFKLDFEKAFDTINWEFLFEVLARMNFDQKWIGWMRALLKSSRISVLVNGSPSKEFEPGRGLRQGDPLSPLLFNLAGEVLSAMLTKAAGKGIFSGIPLGDSSQNITHLQFADDTVVFVNNSLESVRGVKSVLQCFQMISGLKINFMKSEIFAHKDCMDTQLLASQILRCKVGTWPMTYLGIPIGISSRRQIFWKPLINKFSQKLASWKADFLNLAGKTTLVKAVLDSLPLHWLGMHLLPNMVCDRLERIRRDFLWGNYNTQGEIRRKIHLVKWSRVCAPKDQGGLGLVPIKIKNLALLGKWSFRWEVERKRSWNIWIRDKYGCSNHESLQESLEGSKASNSLQDMVKAANHPAYKGSLKKRCFKWIIGDGMQTLFWEDNWFEDCALMIKFRRLYGLSTLQGVSVSCFLRHWSEPCPEKPLWKRNLRSWEEEEQVKLNLVVSSIKLSKKIDKMVWQVTGKEFSVNNAVKEMTASHGKVNWEFIWKLKVPQKIKFFLWKMHLDILTTRDFFSKRDIFLPGDDKCFLCGKCEETSGHLFYNCDIAIAQWKMISRWWLVCEVWSQDFNSQKLWESAKLFQHKKAKCAWKIVIGATLWVIWTSRNAVVFKGEKVNIGFMMSAIKQHAKEWCLAAELITDSSLAWWDWNPMGTITRSETLQLQSLTQVKWDLIGFVDGSWKNKQGQSLAGIGGFIQKKNGDCIFTFAGPCGANGALEAEWLALTYLIQNFLTSKWASKSLIIYTDCSAVIHKFMDSYVDRSEEARWPFDGLAQVQNIQVRCIPRDLNSKADFLAKSGAQKNQISLFWAQV